The sequence TTAGCCGTTTATCCGTTTTTACATACATTTTCGCTCTTTGCCAAGACAAATGCCAAGCAGTGATTGTCGGGGCTCGACATCAATGTCCCTGGCAAGTCACTGTACTTGCGGCTCAGGATCCTTGCGTTCTAGGTTAGATGTGCAGAGCTAAAACCAGAGAATTCGACTCCTTTGGCATATCGGAGACAGAAGTACAGGCTAGATCCATAATGGGGGGGCGTGTGAGTAAATCCGAGAGGCGTAAGTCAATTGTCGGATGTCGCGTGCTCCAACTACGTCTTCTCTGTGGTGGATATCATTGCACCCAAATCAGCAGTATGAGCCGCATGAGACACGGTTTGGTATTGGTCCTTCATTCATCTAGGCCGACGAATGCAATTCGCACCTCTATTTATATGACTGTCGATGATGGCTGTAAAGCTGATTCCCTTAGTCCGTTTGTCTCTGCATCATGACAGCTCCTCCCTGCTGAGTTCCTTTCCACAGCGTAAGCTTACCTGATATGAACTATTTTCATGATAGTCGAATCACTGGAGACACTGGCCGCATCTCACTTAGGCTTATTCATGTGGCACCCAGCGGCAGCCACTTCTCCATGATCGTGGAGCTCCCCCATGGCTGGCGGCCAGGGTCATGTCTCGCAGCCGACTGATGACGAGTCCTCTGTGCAGACGTAGATGTTGAATTTAGCTTTCCTCAGACTTGGGAGTTCGTCTGAATTCGACCTTGAAAATCGGAGAGAATTATGCAAGAGGCGCTTCTGTCCGACCGTAAACCGGACTCGTAACTGCAAGCCTCCCCCTTTCCGCTCCTGCCTTTCTGCACTCCTGCGTGGACCTTGATTGTATGGACATGTAACGATATGTACCTGCCGCGTACCACCTTTTAGATTTATTTTTGTTTacaatgatgatgataatTTCTTTGTGAGTCTTGGCATTTCTCAACATGCTCCTGAATGTCGGCTCGTCGTGCCGACCATGACGACGCTCGCCCCTTTGATTTTGTAGGCGGGAGAATAATCCATCATTGCCGTGTAGTCGATAAAGTATACATTGAATGCATTCTGTCTTTAATTTAGCTCTCTGACGGGGAAATTGGGTCTCTCGTTACTTTACACTTCACCATCAATCTGATACATTTCCATCCTGTCATTTCCTTCATTCCACTCGCTTGCTGTATCAACCGTCGGATACCCCTTATTTACACTCATTCAAGTCACCATGACACACTCTTTGAAATACAAAGCAAAGCCCTTTACCGACATCTTCACACACGACAGCGACATCAACCGAACAAAATGCGTTCGCACAGTTCCAATGAAGGTCCTCATTTTGGGACTCGGCCGAACAGGCACAGCATGTAAGTCACCACCAACCCAGCATATCACAACCCAATATCtaaccaaaccaaaccagccCTCCGTGCTGCTATGAAGCACCTCGGCTACGTCGACACATACCACATGATGAACTGCTCCATTGAAAACCCGCCAGACGCACTCCTCTGGATGGACGCCCTCTGCGCCAAGTACGATGGGCAGGGCAAAAAGTTCACCCGTGAAGACTGGGACAAACTCCTCGGCAATTGTCAAGCCGTGTGTGACTGGCCAGCCATAGCCTTCGCCAAGGAACTTATCGAAGCATATCCCGAAGCTAAAGTCATTCTCACGAACCGGGATGTTGACTCGTGGCACGCATCAACCCTCAAGACGGTGTACTGGCGTGTCACTGATCCAGAGCTGAAGTGGCTGTCGTACTTTGACTGGGCAGCCAGCATGTACTACCCCATGCTGAGGAAGTTTTTTGATACCTTTTTCGAGGGAGACTTTCCGAACCGAGGAAAGGAGGTGTTTCTGCGTCATTACGAAGAGGTGCGTAGCTTGGTGCCAAAGGATCGACTGCTCGAGTACAGAATCACGGATGGCTGGGACTCTTTGTGTGAGTTTTTGGGTGAGCCTGTGCCCAAGTATGTGTCTTTCCCGAATGTCAATGACAATTCGGACTTTGTGGCGCGGTCAAGACGACGGAACCGGAATCAGGTGAAGAATGTGGTGATGCGGTTGTTGGTGTGGGGGATGGTGATTCTGTTGGCGTTTGGGCTGGTTTGTCGGGTTTTGAATGTTCATCATGTTGCTTATACGCTTGCTGTGCCGTTGGGGTATAAAGTTGCCTTGGATATTCGGTCTCTTTAGGAGAGACATTATTGGTAGCTTGGGTGAGCCTTGACTGGTGTTGTAGTGTTACTGGACCTAAAAGTGTGTAGCTTAGTATTCATATGATGACCTCTTGTGTTCACTGTATCGTACTGGCTCTAAGGAATGCATGCTCATGTTTATTTATGTATTGGTAACGCTGAGGTTTACTTATGTCTGCCCAAGATTCCAGATATCGTAAAACACAGATAGGTACAGGGTAACCTAACTAATGCCCTCACTCTCCAAATACTTGACCACGCATGAAATACATCAAATCAGTCAAATAACAGACCTATTTAGCTACGACATATTATTCAGTCGAATACAAACCAGAAGTCAATTTAAACTCATGCTTACTCACGCGACACCCTCACCCATTCAGGCTCGGCCATCTTCCGAACCCCCACGTCACGGACTTCCCGTTTAGGATGGGCGTGCGCAGCGTGGTTGGTTGACTGGTGCAAGGTGACGGGTGCAACAGCCGATGATTCATTGTTGTCATGTTTGAGGTGGCTGAAGGCAATGAATGAATTAAATAGAATAcagtttggtgttgggattGAGAGAGTCagatgttggatgatgaagaggctTCGTTGGAAGAAACAGACGGGAGGAACGACACGAACCACACAATTTAGAATACATGTAAAGCAGAATGGGGGCGAGGGCACTCGACGAATAAACTCACTTCCAAATCTCGCCTGGGAGAGGGTAATATGTTGCCAGTGGGCAGATTCCACGAGCCACCGTGTTCATAATCTAGACATGGCTGGTTCCAACAAGCCAGACACATCTGACAAAAACATGGTCGTTTCCCCATCTACCCAAGCATCGCCACATCTCTCGCGTCGCACAGAACTTGTATCAAAGTTCAAACGTGACTGGCCATCAGTTCACTCAACGATACGAATCATCATCCGGATAACAACTCGCCATCTGGCCGTTCACCACTGCATGCTCGTCTTCGAGACAATGTTCGTATGTTTCAAACTGTCCGTCGCACCACGCAATGGTACTTCGACCATCACGTCTTGGGTACTCGCCATTGCAAGGCTTCCCGGCATATGCGAGGGACGACATCATGATGAGGAGAGCGACGGCGAAGCGCATTTTCTTGTTTTGGCACCGTCAGTGTGTGTTGGGAGCCGTGATTGTAGTGGCACTTACAGGCAAGAGTTGTAGTAGACTTGTGAGTAgagctttttttttttgggttaCTGTGTTAATGGGTTTGGGAGCGGATGACTGAGTTGGAGAAGTGTGTAACAGTGAGCTTCTTTATAACTCAGCCAACTGAGCATCCTGACTCAAACTCGCTCCTCAGAATGTCCTTGCTGTCTCAAAAACCTGTGCTTGTGTAacgtccagcttcttctcgaccAACAACGTTCCCTCTCTTGACTCACTATCTGTGTCCCTTGTCTCTCTCACCGGCTCAAGATGGTGTTTTAGTTTTTTTCTGATCGCATGCTACGTGGGTGTTATTGGATGTAGTCGAGTGATACATGTATTGGGCGCTTGTGTAACATTACAGAGCAGATTCTCGACTTTCGTTCCGATATCTAGACTTTCATAGACCATTCCTTCGGCTCAATTTCTGTATGTCGACTGTCTCATGCTTTGGTCCACGTTATTCATGGTATTTACCTGCCATTGGTCGTGGGACCTATGTCGGGAGACAACAAGATTCACAGCTGTGTCGTGAAATGTCATCTAACTGCTGCGTTCTTGACTGACGTGGACTAGCTGTGTCCAGCGTAACCATAGAACCCCAAGTAGGGAGGGACGCATGGTATAAGATTGTATAAATCACTGGTGGGGACGGGGTTCCTTGCCGACTAAGCATATGTTGACTACATGCATACCAGTcgtcttctcttctcttgtcTCAAGATCATAGAGTGAACACATTCCCGCTTTTCAGCACCATCTATAGTCAGGTATCTAGGTACCTAAGTACTCAATACACAAGATTCCTGCTACATACCGCTTTGACCGCTGTTCACAAATTGTATGATGCTGCATGACATGACTTTACACCGGTCTCCTGTAGAGGTGAATGCAGAATCTAGGCCCTGGTATTCTACTGTACAGAATCGATGCACAATCATCCCATGTCCGTCTGCAATCCGGTATTCATGTACCGTAACAAAGGGTCCTGCATGAACTGAGTCGTTTGTTCCCAAAGTGACATACCCTAGACCGCATGCCATGGACCAGACGAAAGCAAACAATGAGACTCTTCAAAGCTTCTGCTTGCTTCCCCCATTCAATCCCAAAATGGTTCCAACGCACAGAAAGCCTTGAGACTCCCGTTAAACGATCCACTCATTCCCGGATCAGTTGCAAAATGGCCCCATCCAGACCGCGCTGGCCGGAAAATGGGTGTCGCTCCCCTAGCCGCGCTGGACCTCGATGTGTATAAATACGAAAATGCCTGCAGCCGTCCTCATAAACCATAATGGCCATCTTTAGTTTACTACCTGTTTTACGTCCTTGCCCTGTTTTTGAGCACGAGCGCTGTCCGGCATAATACTGAGTTTGCGTCGCCATCGTCAATTGAGCCACATTGGCCTCCGATGCGACAGTCAATTCGCGATAACAAAACATGCAAACACCATAACGACCGACGGCACATCACCATGTGCTGGCTGGATTGGGTGACGCCAAGCTCATCGCGCCACCATGTTCTGGGAcaagccatcgccatggcGCCAAGGCGGCAGCCATCCGGTCATTTGTGGCGTGGGCTTGGCAAGCTTTGACGACATCACGACTTACACGACCGGATACAAAGGTTTTCAAGCTATCGTTGCATCATTATTCGCGAGGGTATAGCTAAGTACATATATGCACAACATCATTCCGCACTATCCGGCTCTTACTGGGTGACCAGCTTCTCAGGCACATGCTCATCTTGAGAAACGTCAATGTGCTCAGAATCAAtcttgcccaagccaagctgaGCGGTGTCCCAGCCTCGGCTCTGGAGGAACTCGCGGAAGCGCATATCCTCATGGGTAATGGTGTCCTGACCAATGTTGGGGATAAAAAAGAACGCAATGGCGGCAGACAGAATGCACAAGCTGGAAGCAACCCAGAACGGGTACTGCGCAGACTTGACCGCGTCATCTCCACCAGCAGCCTGGATATAGGGGAAAACCCAAGTACCGACAAAGgcgccaatcttgccaatggccGCGGCAATGCCGTAGTAACGACCACGAACACCAGTGGCGCAAgtcttggcagccaagaggCCGATGTTGTTACCGGGTCCAAGCTCGCCAAGAGTCAGGAAAATGCCGTACATGACTGCAAATCCGGCAACGTGgttgacaatcttgccataaacgccagccatgatgTATCCAACGATGGACTGCACGAGCACACCACCAATAAGGGTGTACTTGGGGCCGATCCAATCAGACACAAAAGCACCGAGCATAGTACCGGGGAGGTAGAACATATTGATGACCGTGTTCCAGCCAAAGACGGTGGTCAGGGGGGCATCCTTGCCATAGATACCCGAAAGAATGTCGGACGAGTAGATTCCGAATGCATATGTCGAGAAATCATAAAGAAACCAGATGATGGAGACGCAGAGCAGGCGGAACCAGTAGAAGCGCAAGACAAGGAGGTAGGGAGTCTGCTTTCGCATCGATTCCTTTGCAAACTCTTCGGGTTCTTTCAGTCGCAATCGCAAGAGGAACAGGATCAAGGGGAAGATGACACCAATGCCTAGGCTGACGCGCCAGATAGTGGACAGGTGCTCGTTGTGGCATGCAGCGGCAACGACATCTACAACACAATTagcactcatcatcatgtctcTCGGTTGCACCACCACTTACAAGGAACAAAGGCGCCAAACACGAAGCCCCAGTCAATCATGGAGTTTGTGAACAGAATGAACCATCTGTTACGAGTGCCGCTTTTGAGTTCGCCGCTAGACTCGGCGCAGCCAACGCTACCAGCAGGGTATTCGCCTGTGCATCGTTAGTGGACAAATTCGACTACTCGCATAACATCATAACGTCATAACGTCATAACGGCGCTGGTGCATACCTCCAATGCCGATTCCAACAAAAAATCTCCAGGCAGTCAGCATATTGAACATGCCGACCGCTTCGCCCTTGAAATATGAACCAGTAGCCAAGGCGGTGAAAATAATCAGGATCAATGTGGACACCACAAGAGAGTTGGTTCGAGACCAGTGGTCTGAAGTGAAACCGAAGATGAGTTGGCCGACGACTgtgccagcaaaggcaataTCGGCGACGTACTTGGCAGCATTCGACTTGGTATACACTTCCTTGTATTGGAGCTTAAGAATAGTGTTGACGGATCCGATGACCTATGCGCGAAGAAATTAGAAGCCTGAATTGTTGACCTGGCAGAGAAGTTTGACGGCTTCTCTACATTACTACTCACATTGTTGATGTAGCCATCGGAGAACAATCCAGCACCACATGCAAATACGGGCAAGGCAGCTTGGAAAAATGACTTCCGCTCAAGAGCCGTCTCCAGTGCAGGCTGTTGTCCATTCCGTTGAACTCGGCTgtcctcagcctcctccttAGTATGGTTCGACATGGTGACTTTTTCTGGCGGACTATCGCAATCCAGCGGAGCGGTCAAGAGGAGAGACAAAAGACAAGGAACTCAAGCGTCAAAGTTTGACAACTGAGCAAAGGAGTCAAAAGCAAACGTGCCTAGCAACAATCCAAACACGCAATTTGTGGTCGGAATGCTACACAGGATCAAGTTGCACAAGGCTGGCTTGGGAGAGACAGCGCCTTGGACTGAGGGGACTGACAGCTCTTTTTGTACGAGCGGGATGGCCGTCACCAAGGGTCAAGTACTACCAAGGGCCTGGCAGTCAAAGAAGCTTGAAATCGAACAGGTTCAAGGCGTTTCCCTTCCCAAATGGCGATGGACCCAACGACCTGCAGCTAGTGCCGTCAGAATCTATGGTGATCCCGGTGCCCCATGGTCTACCCCTGCTGGCCCTTGTCGCCCCGAGTTGACGACTGGTCGCTCTCGCCCACCAAAAAGTCGTTCCTGTTGTAGCCATTTGTCTAACGTTCTCCAGCCGTCGTCTGACGTCTGGCTCTCGATGGTCGTTCAAGGGCTGTTGACGGCGTCGAACCCCCTGCTCGGCACAGCGCGGTCCATGGTTGCATGGGTCTTAGTGGATTTGGGACCGCGGTGGCGTCGAGTCGACTCCGGAGCAAGTCACCCCAAACCGCTTAGGCCCTTGTGCTCTCCGCTATGAGCTCAATGTGCAGGCTTCAATGGGCTGATAAACTGGACCTTCACTTTTCAATCTTTGCTCTGTGTTCGTCTATCTCTTGAATCGCATTACAATACGGGGACAAGGAAAGAGGgggaggttggagatgcggGACCTCGGCTGGGGTTGGGCAAACAGGAAGGAGCGACTGTAATGGGACGGTGAAGGGGAAGGTGGCGCTCACTGGTAAATTGCGTCTGGTTGCTTCCTGTTCTTGCTTGTGATACTCACATCAACAATTTGGCGAGCAAAAGCATCATGATAAAGCATCGATCCTTCAACCAACGTCGTACTCTTTTCCCTCAAACTTGGGTTGCGTCTTTTGCTCATCCGTCCCATGAAACATTGCACCGAACCCACAGGGGTTGCTGATGAATGGACCAAGTTTGGCTTGGAGGCAGTTCCTCACTGGTGGGAATTGCAAACTCAGATCCCCAAGGATTCAGGCTAGAGCACGCCAATCTCGCTCATAGCCGTTAAAGACTCCCAGACCACTGACCTCTTACAGCTGCCGTATTTACGCAGCGTGAAGACGACGTACTGTGGTTGAACGAGACCAAAAAGCCAATTCCATACTGTTGCCAGGCACGTGCGAAGTATCAGAGCCTGCATCGGCGGGCCAGCATTTCACACCAGCTACGAAAACCACCCAACACCGACCAGCCGCCAAAAGACCCATTGTTCGGAATGGTGCTTATAGGCCCTGGTATCATCAATTTGCCTACCCTAGTTGGCTCATGACAGAGCATAGTGTGCCGTCATCACTTTGGAGTGGTGTGAGCATTTTTTAGATCTGGATAGACAAAACCAAACGTCTAAACGCCATGAATCTTCAACTTCCGGCAAGTCTACCAACTCATATATGCTTTTACTCAACGAACGAATTGTCATGCGCTGCCCTCCAGAAAAAAATTCAGGCCACCAAAGATTCTGCCAAGAGCCAAGGCCACAATGCTCGGTTGTCGCCTGGCTGTTACCGTCCTTGGCTATCCCTGGCACATTTATTGCTCCGCTCTCCACAGTTCACCTCAGAACGGAGGAGCCGCCGAAAATGCAATCCCAATACGGGTTCCGCTGTGAACTTGCAGGACGGTCCTGTGGAGACTCTGGTGCTGGGGGTTGAAAAGTGAGGGAGGCCATGATCTGCACGTGGTCACCAGTATGCCGCTAACTGCATGCACAATATTCGGTAAGTCGGTACGGAGACGCCGAGCCAGGCAGCACTTTTCCTGCAGTCTTGCATTAGAAGCTGGATGACAAGCAGTTGTTTCGATGGTGAGAATAACGATGCAAACAAGGCTTTCGAGTTTAGGCTATGTTTATCTTTGGGTAGTTCTTGCCGTCAGAAGATTCACGACTGCcattcctcctcctccccactGGCCACATCTCATTGGCAATTCCTTGTTGCTCCACAAAGCCATCCAAGCCGGCGATAACCCGTTTCGCCGAATAAGAAGGAACCAGCCGTTGGAGAGTTCAGTTTTTCGGCCTCATCTCGCCTTGTCGAACCGAGCACTGGCTTTTGGTAAACGCCACAGACATGCAAATCGGTGGGTTAGCGGCAGGCACAGGCGTTGAGCCCGCCAACCAACAGCAGAACGGCGAAATGCGAGTCCAACAGGTCACATGCCCTTTTACCTAAAACGGCACAAACGGAACTATCcttgcttgctggctgaaTGCCGCCGCATTGCATTCAACTAGCTACGGCTCGCCAGCTTGGGTTGTGTGGCGCCAGTCCTGCCGTCATTCCGCCTTAGCCTGTGGAAACACATCTTGGTAGATGAGAGTTGGATTAATGCATCgttgtgcttggtggtgcGTTGGATCAGATCGTACGCTTCGAACGACCGAAATTTAATAATTTGTTCGAGTCTGCCACCCCTTCCTTGAGCATGAACGCCAACCTTTGAGGACGGGCACCACGTGGGTTGGATTAGTGGATGGGACTGAGTGGCCACGGCCCGATCGTGCCAGATTCTCACGGGGCAAGTTCCACTGCTGCAGCTAGTTCGGCAAACGGCAGTTGTGCAATCCATGAGATATCTCACAAGCTGGATCCTCTTACAGCTCTCAGGAAGGAGACACCACCTACCAGCAGTATGGCCGGCTAAACTGCTCATTTCTGAATTCGTCATTTGACAGACGGAACTGCGCAATGCCGAAAGCCAGCTGGGTCTTCTTGAACGTACTACCCAGGTATGCCTGTTGTCGTATAAGTCCCCAATTTGCCAGTCCAGCCGAATGCACTGGATAAGTCGACACGAGCTCCAGGCTAGGTTTAGGCCATACCCATTTTATATCAACGAGATCTTTTCTTCTCGGTGAGCGGGAATGGCAGCTTGGCCCACGCAGGCCGCCCTAAGTGGAGGTAATCGATTGCCAGGTCCCGAATGTCGTCTCATCCACTTTCTTGTTGAAGTGCATTTACTTTTGAAGACTGTAAACTGCACTGTAttttataataataaaccTAACCACGAACAGCTAGCACTTCTGGGTCATGACACGTGGGAGGCTACTCGACATGCTACTCGGCGCCCGGCATCGTTTTCGTTCAGCGAGCTTTTGCATTAGATCCAGCTTTTCAACTGTCTCAACTTCAAGAAAAGAGCTCTAGTATTTATTCATTCAGTGTTTTAGTTCGCTTCCAGTTCCAACATAGCAAAGACGCCATCCGAAGTAACAGCATTACTTGAGACCTGGCGATTTAGCTTCATCGTGAAACGAGCCTTCCTTGCCTTTGGGATCAGCGTATGGTTTCGTCAAGCACCGAGACTTTGGCTGCACGGGTTCCATTTTCTACTGGTAGTACTATTGCTCTGCTTCCTGGCAAGAGGAGCGTTTAACGAGTTGGAAAGGGTCGCTGCATGCTGGCATTCGTGCCACTGAGTGCCACAACCACCCATCTCCTATAATTCACTGACAGTGGCAAGACCGCAACCGGCTTGTTCGAGAAACTCAAACAAATCCTTTCTATTATAGCCCCTCTGATTTGACTCACTCGTTTGAAGATTTCCAGGTTGATGTACGCGGTAATGATTGCGGTTCAGTGTGAAACGGTTCAGAACCAGCGTTTTATGCAGTATCAAAAGCCTCAAAAAAACCCAAATCTCCTGCACTTAGGATTTTTCCCCATTCTGGCGTGTCAGAGGCGCACTCAGGTGCGTTAGACGTGCTATGAATTTGCGGGGACTGGTCACGTTGAGTTGAAGCATTGTGCACAGCGGTTGAGATGTCCTGTCTCACACTCTCCTCTTCATGACTGGAGGAAGTCTGATACTCAGTTCTCGACAATTCATCACGAAGATGACTCTGgtgcgacgacgacaactGTTCCAAAAAATCAGCAGAACTTAACTCCCTGTTCTCTGGGGCAGAGTCAGCAGGAGTCGCAGTCAGCTCAATGTCCAATGGACTGGTTTCCTCCTGCGCTACAGAGAACGAGACTCGACTTGATTTGGGGCTTAACGGGCACAGCTGAGATCGACTCCAGTCATTTATCATGTTATTGAGTCCGGCTGCAATTGCTCGACGAAGAATGTCCCCTCGTGCCTCATCCGTCAGCTCCGTCACCGATAAGACGCCGCTGGCCACGACCTCCTCAGCTGCGAGGTTTGGTCCAGCTCGTAGACAGTGCTCTTGGAATACCGCCAAATCTTCACTTAGTTGCGCATCGACGTAAGGTGAGCTCGGAGGAGAGTGGCCTGGGAATACTATGGCCCAAGTTACGAACCACTTGTCCCTTTCTGAAGATGCGGGGTGTCTTGACTTCTTTGAGAGTTGAAGCTCCTGAATTCGTGATAGTCCATCCAATCTCCCTGCTGGATTGGGAGTGCAAAAATATCCAGATGGTTGCATTATATGCTCATTGTACGTCTGCCGAGTCTTAAATGTGGTCAGACAGCGTGGGCAAAAGAATTGTGGCACATGATTCCTGACAAGATGCTGCTTGACTCTCGAGACTTGCCTCAATTTCAAAGACAAACAAGCCTTATGCTTGACAGGATCGAACTTGAAAAATGGGCAGGCAAAAGTTCTTTGCGTCTTCTCCTGCATCCTCTTGGCTGTCTTGTGTGGCAACCGTCGTAGACCGTCTTCGTCCGGGTCATCGTCAGGGTCCTCACTATCGCGGTGAGAGACGGATCTCTTCTGCGAAAATGCGAGGCCGGTGCTTGTGTCCAGGCTTGTCGCGGGAGTGTCTTTTGGGCTAGAAGTACTGGAGATGCTAGCatcgttgttggtgttgtcgctATCAGCGGCAGTGCAGTTGGGCCTCATGTGGGTGCGGACACCTGCGAGTAGACGATTGACGACAGCCAAAACAACAGGGGAAAACTTGTCATCTCCATTTGAATGTTCGGCGTTTGTCTCCTAGGAGAAGCTTGAGATGGAAAATATATCGGAATCTACGGACGTGTCGTCCGGGCTGTGGCTTTCGAAATATACTGAGGCATGGTCCGGCCCTCTTCGTGCGGTAGCCTCGGGGTGCCAAGGTCGCGTGAGAATATCAGGGACTCTCACCTCTGAGCTGGACGAGGTACGAAAGCTCTGAGCTGCAGGGGGACTGACTTTATCGCAAGTATTGATAATATGGCGGAAGCCAGCGAGCtcttcaaatttgatggGTAGACTCTTCTCGCCCTGATTTGGTTGGAGGCAAATGTCTGAACAATTGCAACCCGTTAGGGGATGGTTGACAATATGCCAGAGGGAAACTCCCTCTATGACTTGCACCAGCTGTAGTGTTATCTGGGGTCCCAGAAACAATCGGTGGCTATTGATGGAACCTGCAGCAGGCTCTAGGTTCGGGTCTTCTGCAATCGTTAAGAGAATGTTCCACGGAATCTCCAGGCCCCGAACGCCCTCAGGTCGATTAGCTGTGGGAAATCCAACAACAGGCCGGGAGCAAATGGATTGCTTGTGCAGCAGTTGCAAAGGCTGCTCTAGCAATGACAAGGCACTGTTTGTATCTTCTGGTGGTGCAGGCTTGGTCCCTATTAAGAAATCTAACGTGCCCATGGCCATGATACAAGGGGCGCAGATCCTCAAGTCTGGGGTCGGAGTCTGAAGTGCTGACCCTAACCAGGTTAGCTGTTCGCCGCATTGGATCATGAAATATGAAGGGCCGTTGATGATAACGAAGAGGTTTGAGCCACGC is a genomic window of Pochonia chlamydosporia 170 chromosome Unknown PCv3seq00010, whole genome shotgun sequence containing:
- a CDS encoding NAD dependent epimerase/dehydratase (similar to Metarhizium acridum CQMa 102 XP_007808623.1), which gives rise to MTHSLKYKAKPFTDIFTHDSDINRTKCVRTVPMKVLILGLGRTGTASLRAAMKHLGYVDTYHMMNCSIENPPDALLWMDALCAKYDGQGKKFTREDWDKLLGNCQAVCDWPAIAFAKELIEAYPEAKVILTNRDVDSWHASTLKTVYWRVTDPELKWLSYFDWAASMYYPMLRKFFDTFFEGDFPNRGKEVFLRHYEEVRSLVPKDRLLEYRITDGWDSLCEFLGEPVPKYVSFPNVNDNSDFVARSRRRNRNQVKNVVMRLLVWGMVILLAFGLVCRVLNVHHVAYTLAVPLGYKVALDIRSL
- a CDS encoding MFS phospholipid transporter (similar to Coccidioides immitis RS XP_001247497.1) gives rise to the protein MSNHTKEEAEDSRVQRNGQQPALETALERKSFFQAALPVFACGAGLFSDGYINNVIGSVNTILKLQYKEVYTKSNAAKYVADIAFAGTVVGQLIFGFTSDHWSRTNSLVVSTLILIIFTALATGSYFKGEAVGMFNMLTAWRFFVGIGIGGEYPAGSVGCAESSGELKSGTRNRWFILFTNSMIDWGFVFGAFVPYVVAAACHNEHLSTIWRVSLGIGVIFPLILFLLRLRLKEPEEFAKESMRKQTPYLLVLRFYWFRLLCVSIIWFLYDFSTYAFGIYSSDILSGIYGKDAPLTTVFGWNTVINMFYLPGTMLGAFVSDWIGPKYTLIGGVLVQSIVGYIMAGVYGKIVNHVAGFAVMYGIFLTLGELGPGNNIGLLAAKTCATGVRGRYYGIAAAIGKIGAFVGTWVFPYIQAAGGDDAVKSAQYPFWVASSLCILSAAIAFFFIPNIGQDTITHEDMRFREFLQSRGWDTAQLGLGKIDSEHIDVSQDEHVPEKLVTQ
- a CDS encoding C2H2-type zinc finger domain-containing protein, whose product is MASTSIRPSNEDDDGGAAKEVYAGLNVLLRIPTEPAIRRILLSAEPCSLPKLERDSHQVAPYYKATTCDDSGYGDSSCSFSITTASIDNGQSDTVSVNPLNQIGHARNNNPGLRVRTSHKSCPKCKPERCGECNEQFSSQESLLEHFRTVHKTEYLDIVHRCLHSRDEFQKQSFLDQLSRRHEYHAGPADHLDKYVASDGAEAVVSVLSLPDEYLLQGPLGTLCCFHMPLLLRGRLWWLLEAFSAKLGFEAIDIQEKNGSSLAKHWEDALRDAYLKAAMYSTSNFGGEAISQLTARIKKRIRDATEKRNERDNSMCVSDKMRLWESRVEGSKDESAGGKINQHSAPHIHAKTSLAPEYQRLLDTMAYQWLASAVTRQASLNWETSNPENMLDEVRHAILQRLPATLFVYDNSRCEVAVTFRLPWEPIQTRLDQERAKANVGCPLLLDLTVITCTSGDEMQVTTVGQYFRQTWADDGSGLLESLQKWFDHRDESIFATTEMSSPRIQYSRRGSNLFVIINGPSYFMIQCGEQLTWLGSALQTPTPDLRICAPCIMAMGTLDFLIGTKPAPPEDTNSALSLLEQPLQLLHKQSICSRPVVGFPTANRPEGVRGLEIPWNILLTIAEDPNLEPAAGSINSHRLFLGPQITLQLVQVIEGVSLWHIVNHPLTGCNCSDICLQPNQGEKSLPIKFEELAGFRHIINTCDKVSPPAAQSFRTSSSSEVRVPDILTRPWHPEATARRGPDHASETNAEHSNGDDKFSPVVLAVVNRLLAGVRTHMRPNCTAADSDNTNNDASISSTSSPKDTPATSLDTSTGLAFSQKRSVSHRDSEDPDDDPDEDGLRRLPHKTAKRMQEKTQRTFACPFFKFDPVKHKACLSLKLRQVSRVKQHLVRNHVPQFFCPRCLTTFKTRQTYNEHIMQPSGYFCTPNPAGRLDGLSRIQELQLSKKSRHPASSERDKWFVTWAIVFPGHSPPSSPYVDAQLSEDLAVFQEHCLRAGPNLAAEEVVASGVLSVTELTDEARGDILRRAIAAGLNNMINDWSRSQLCPLSPKSSRVSFSVAQEETSPLDIELTATPADSAPENRELSSADFLEQLSSSHQSHLRDELSRTEYQTSSSHEEESVRQDISTAVHNASTQRDQSPQIHSTSNAPECASDTPEWGKILSAGDLGFFEAFDTA